ATCAATAAAGATATTAAATGGGTAATGATCGGAAACCTACAAATGAATAAAGCAAAAGAAGCCATTAATTACATAGATGAATTGGAATCATTGGATAGGTTAGATCTGGCCTTAGTATTGGATAAACACCTAAAACTAGAAAAAAAATCGTTAAAAACATTAGTGCAAGTAAAAACTTCTTCAGAACCACAGAAACATGGCCTAAATCCAGAAAATCTAATAGATTTTATAGGCAAAGTCTCTGAAAATTATAAGTCTTTAGAAATTATTGGACTAATGACTATTGCAGAAAACTCAAAAGACAATAAAATTGTGAGAAATTGTTTTAATGTTCTATATAAGCTAATGAGAAAAGTAAACGAACAAAAAATATCGGGGGTAAATTTAAAAAAACTTTCCATGGGAATGAGTGATGATTTCGAGATTGCAATTGAAGAAGGCGCAACTGAGGTTAGACTTGGTTCTATTATTTTTGGAAAAAGAATTTATAAATAAAAGGATATTATCGGTATTAAAATAACATACTTCATAATTAAACGTATAGATCTAAAAAACTAAGATTAACAATATTATTACCAGAATTTATTGATATGCCTATAGATTATTTAAAACGAATCCTAACATCTAAAGTTTATGATGTAGCAATAGAAACTAAATTAGATCCAACGCCTCTTCTAAGCAAGAGAATATCCAATAACTTATTATTAAAGAGAGAAGACACACAAGCAGTTTTTAGTTTTAAACTAAGAGGCGCTTATAATAAGATGGCTAATTTATCTAAGGAATCTCTAAGCAACGGAGTGATAGCAGCATCTGCTGGGAATCATGCCCAAGGCGTAGCCCTTTCTGCAACAAAATTGGGATGTAGGGCAGTTATTGTTATGCCTACTACTAGCCCACAACTGAAGGTAAATGCTGTACGGCGTTTAGGAGGAGAAGTTATACTAGCTGGAGAAAGTTATACAGATGCATATAACCATGCCCTATTGTTAGAAAAAGAAGAAAAACTCACTTTTGTCCATCCATTTGATGATCCAGATGTTATTGCTGGACAAGGAACGATTGGCATGGAAATACTACGTCAGCACCCAGATCCGATAGAAGCTATATTTGTAGCTGTAGGCGGTGGGGGATTAATATCAGGCGTTGCTACATATATAAAACAATTACGTCCAGAAATAAAAATAATTGGAGTGCAAACAACTGATTCTGATGCAATGTTACGCAGTATAAAAGCAGGTAGGCGTATGCATTTAAAAGATGTTGGCTTATTCTCAGATGGAACTGCTGTAAAACTTGTAGGTGCTGAAACATTTAAACTAACTAAACAATACGTAGATGAATTCATTGTCGTTAATACAGATTCAATTTGCGCTGCAATAAAAGATGTTTTCCAAGAAACGCGAGTAGTTTTAGAGCCAGCTGGTGCTATGTCAGTAGCAGCAGCTAAGCAGTATGTGTTAGAGAAAAATATCAAAAACAAGAATTTAATTGCTATATCATGTGGCGCAAATATAAATTTTGATAGATTAAGATTTGTATCTGAAAGAGCTGATGTCGGAGAAATGCGAGAGGCAATATTTGCAGTTACAATACCTGAGCAACGTGGCAGTTTTAAAAATTTTTGTCACCTAATTGGCAAGCACAATGTTACGGAATTCAACTACCGAATATCAGATGCAGATAAGGCACATGTATTTGTCGGATTACAAATATCATCATCAAATGAAACTGATAAGATAGCTGGTATATTCCGTCAAAATAACTTCGATGTACTAGATCTCACATATGATGAAATGGCGAAAAGCCATCTAAGACATATGGTTGGCGGGAAATCAAATCTTAGCAATAATGAAATACTATATAGGTTTGAATTTCCAGAACGACCTGGAGCACTCATAAATTTTCTAAATGTAATGAATCACGAATGGAATATTAGTCTATTTCATTATAGAAATCATGGTTCTGACTATGGACAAATACTGGTTGGGATTCAAGTTCCTACTAAGGACAGAAAATTATTTAAAGAGTTTTTAACTGAATTATCTTACCCATACTGGGATGAAACAAACAATCCAGCCTATAGTTTATTTTTATAATCACTAGGTATAAATACATATAAATACAAACTCCACCATCATCTATTATAAATATTAGGCAATATAAAGATAGTGGTGGATTATATAGAGTATCTAGTTATCGAATAAGACACCATCATTCAGTTTATACGTTTTTATATCATGAAAATGAAAAACATTCGCATGTGTAGCCATTATAACACTACGTTTTTTACCTGCTGCTTGCCTTAAATCTATGAAGAAATCCTGTTCCAATACTCTATCCAATCCAGAAGTAGGTTCATCTAACACTAAAACAGAAGCTGGCGATATTAACGCTCTAGCTAAACAAAGCCTACGTGCCTGACCAATTGAAAGATTAGATCCTGTTTCTGTAATAAAAGTATCCAATCCGAGGGGCAAATTCCTAATAAAATCATGAAGATTAACTAGTTTAAGAGTTTCAAATATTAAATCATCAGACGCTAATTGATTACCTATAATTATATTGCTTCTTAATGTTCCTAAGAATATATCTGGATCATGACTTAAAAAAGCTATCCTGCTATGTAAATCTGATTGCTTGCATTTCCTTATATCATTGCCACCGAAAGTAATATATCCATCCGAAACCTCATCCATACGAAGCAATAAACTCAATAATGTAGACTTTCCTGAACCACTTGGCCCTACAATAGCGACATGTTCTCCGATATTTATTTTTAGATTTACATTATGCAGCACAGTAGAGTTTTCATTAGTTATTGAATTAATGTAAGAGAAACTAACATTATCATATACAATGTCACCATGACTTGGCAAATTAACTGGATCATCTATATCCTTTATGCTGTTCTTAGTATCAATTATAGCACTTATCCTGTCAGCACCCTTGATAGCAGATCCTAGGCAAGCAGATCCTTTAACAATAGAAGAAAACATTTCGAAAAAACCAAATGAAGCTAATAAAATACCAATTAACAAAGGCGCTTCAATTTTGTTCTTCTCAAAATAACCTATCTCTAAGTAAATAATAATAACTATTCCGATTCCAGATACGATTGAAAGAAAATACTGCCCAGTAGCTGATGCAATGGATTGATTACTTCTATATTTAGACATGCCAGAACAAATATAACTAAATTCTCTATTCTTAGCATCCTGTAACTGCATAATTGTTATATCAATATGCGAGTCAATCATTTCCAAAATAAAACCTCTCATATTAGAAGAATATTCCTGAATATACATTCCATTATTTTTAGTAGATCTTATCAACAAGAAAGGAATAACAACAACAGCAAAACATGAAATTAATACCATGACCAAAGAATTTATTGGCATGAAACAATAAAAAAACAAATAAAATAAAAAAAACAATATGATTACAACAATAAACGGCTCTAAGAATAATAAAAACACAACGTCTAAAATATCAATATCACTCGTTATTCTAGACACTAAATCCCCGTTATGATATTTGGATAATTCTTTGGGATTTAACTTGATCATTGAACCAAACACAAAACCACGGAGATCAGATAATAATTTAAAAATAGCAGCATGGCCTGTTAATTTTTCTATGTATCGAAACACCACCTTCGTTAATGATAATATTCTTATAAGTGCAGATGGCATAAAAAGATTAAACATAGCCCCTATGTCAACTATATACGCCCCTGTTAATAACCATCCAGATATTCCTAATAGAGCGATCCCAGATATAGCAGTCATAAATAATAAAACAATAGGAATACACAAATTAAACTTGTTATTTGAGTATAATGGATATAATAAGCTAAATAATGTTCTCATAATTATTATTAATCTTGCCATCAATTAAATGCCAAATAATCTGCATATTATTATATATAAATGGCGAATGTGTAATTAGAATTAGAGTTTTATTTTGTGAGAAATCAAGTATATTCTTTAAAAGCTTTTTTTCCGTATCTTGATCTAAATGTGCTGTCGGCTCGTCTAGCAATATAAAATCTGGATTTCTAAGGAATAATCGCGCTATACTTAATCTTTGGACTTGTCCTCTAGAAATTCCCATGCCTCCTTTACCTAATATAGTATTGAGACCATTAGGAATATTTTCAGTGAAATCTAATACTAAAGATAATCTTGCCGCTTCTAATATCTCATCGTAAGAGGCTTCTGGCTTTGCTATTTTAATATTTTCTAAAATACTATCTTGGAATATATAAGGACGTTGACTAACTAAAAAAGTCTTTCTTCGTAGAATAGCTTCATCTAAATGTGTAAGATCACAACCTTCAAACCTAATTTGCCCATCATATTGCCTCAATCCTATTATAGATTCTATTAAAGATGTCTTGCCTACTCCACTTACTCCTGTCAAAGCAATATGATCAAACCTTAAAATATTAAAACTTATTTTATTAATTACAATTCTATTAGAATTAGAATCTTTAATTTCTAAATCTTTGGCAGATATTAATATTTGATTGTCGATAGAAAAATCTACATTAATTAATTTATTATTTTTAATGCTATTTGATGTTGCGAGATCAATCACAGGCAATCCACAGAATAATTCTTCAATTTTATTTACTGCTGCATATGCTGATGCTCTATCATGGTAATATAAAGCCATTTGCCTTAAAGGCTGATAGACTTCTGGCGCCATTAGCAAAAAAAACAAACCTAACTGCAGATTAACTGAATCATTCCCCATACGAATAAAATTTAAAAAAGTTAGACCTACATAGACAGCAATACAAGCAATACCCATAGCAGAAAAAAATTCTAGAACAGCGGACGATAAAAAAGCAATTTTCAAGACCGATAACGTACGATCTTTAAGATCATTACTTGCTCTTACTACTGAAGAAAGTTCTCGTTGCGCACAACCATATAACTTTAATGTCATTAGACCTCTTATTCTATCTGCAAAAAAACCAGAAAGCCATGAAAAAGAATCTAAATACTTGCTACTAGCGCGCTCTGCACCATGACCAATTAGCGCCATAAATAATGGTATTAATGGAATACTTATAAATAGTATTAATCCTATAATTTTGTTAAAACAAAATATTACTATTGAAAAAGAAAGAGGAACAATTGCCGCACTGATAAAAACAGGAAGATACTTGCGAAAATAACCATCCAGTAACTCTACCTGTTCAACTATGCTACTAGCAATAGCACCAGAAACCTGGTTTCGAGTCCACACATGGCCATTCACTAATAGAGTTTCATACAATATTTTTCTTACGTTTACTTTTATTCTCTCAGAAGCTTTTATAGCACATAATTCCTGCACATAAGCAATAGTAGAACGTATAATTACTAAACAAGTAAACAAAGAAATCGAATACAATAAACCGTCCCTACTTATATTATTAACAAAAGCAGAATTCAATATATTCGATAGTACCCATGACTGAAAAATCAACACGACACTACCGAATAATGGCATTAAAATTGCCATAGCCACATAGAATCTAGCAAAAACAATAAGACTACCAAGCCAAACCTTACCAGATTTATCAAGTATATTATTTTTACTTGCCACAGCTAATCACTATTATTGGAATTATTCTTGTATTCAAAAAGTATACCGCTAATAACACTAGAAGCTGCAGCAAACCCCAGCCCCAGAATCCAGGAAAAGTACCACATATGCAAACCTCCAATATTAAAAATTAATAAGAATTATGTGACTCAGCAACAGATTTATCATTCACTTTTCCACGCATAACCATGTATACAAATGAAGTATAAGCTATGACTATAGGTAAAAATAAAAGAGTTGATAAGAACATTACCCAAAGAGTCAAATGGCTCGAGGAAGCATCCCATACTGTCAATCCGCTACTATAATTCCCGAATGAGGAAGGCATAAGAAAAGGAAATAAAGAAACGCCAACAGTAACAATAATAGCAGTAATACCAAGGCTAGATCCAATAAATGCTGAAACATAATACTGTTTTCTAATAGCCATAAACGATACAATTGGCCCCATTGTGCCGATTAATGGAGCTATACAAGCTATAGGCCACTTATAATAATTCAATAACCATGCACCTTTTTGCGACTCAACTATTTTTAACAACGGATTAGAAACGCAATTATAGTCGATAATACTTGTTATAATTTGACCATCAATGTTTTTTACTAAAAACCCAGCAAATACAAAAATAAATGCTGTTAAAAATGAAAATATTTCCCCATAGAATACAGAGCGCTCTTGCACAACGCCTTCCGTCTTTAATGCTAAAAAATTTGCGCCATGCATAGCGAGCATTACAACACTAAGAATTCCAGTAACTAAGGAAAAAGGTCTAAATAAACCCAAAAAATTACCGTTGTAAGAGACTCTCAAGCTAACATGATCGAATCCAATTGGCACTCCTAAAATTATATTACCTATAGCAACACCGAATACTAGAGAAGCAACAATCCCCGAAAAACATAGTAAATAATCCCAAGAATTACGCCATGTGCTAGATTCTACTTTACTACGATATTTAAATCCAACCGGCCTTATAATTAGTGCGATTAATACTAATAACATTGCCAAGTAAAAACCAGAAAAAGAGGCAGAATATATTAAAGGCCAAGCAGCAAAGATAGCACCTCCAGCTGTTATTAACCATACCTGGTTACCTTCCCATACAGGACCAATAGAATTTATTAAAACCCTTCTCTCGTTATCACTTCTAGCAACAAGCGGCAATAAAGTTGCTACACCTAGATCAAAACCGTCAGTTACAGCAAAACCAACAAGCAAGACTCCCAAAAATACCCACCACAAGAACTTTAAAGTCGAATATTCCAAAAAAATAAAAGATTCCATTATAATCTCAAAAAATATTATTAATTATCTCTTAAAAAAGAACTATTTCGATCTATAGGATCATTTTCAAAATCAGGACCTTTCCTAATAGCTGCTAACATTAATTTAAAGCCTACTATAAACAAAGAAGTATATATAGACAAGAAAATTGCAAGACTAATAGATAAGTCTAATAATGACAAGCCTGAAGCGGCATAATAAGTAGGCAATACTCCTTCTATTACCCATGGCTGCCTTCCGTACTCTGCAACAAACCATCCACATTCCAATGCAACCCATGGCAAAGGTATACTAAATAAGAATATCTTAAGAAAATATTTATAATTATGGAGACCTTTCTTCATAGAAAACCATAAAGAAGTAGCAAAAAGAATCGTAAAATAGAAACCAAGCACTACCATGACTCTAAAACAATAGAATAAAGCAGTCACATTACCTGGAATAGTATCCAGAGCAGCTTTAGCAATATCATCAGTATTTGCTTTGCTTAAATCGGGCTGATAGCGCTTAAGCAATAATGCATACCCTAAAGATTTCCAGTTTTGATGAAATAACTCTCTAGCCTCTTTATCTTGTGAATCAGCTCTTATTCTCTCTAAAGAACTAAAGGCAACTATCCCTCTCGAGATTTCATCTTTTGCTTTATCAACCAAATCATTAATTCCTAATATTTCCTTATCAAGTGAACGAGTTCCTATTATACCCATAACGTATGGTATTTTAATTTCAAAATCATTTTTACGTTCTTTCTGATTAGGTATGGTTATCAAATTGAAAGAAGCAGGTGCTGGTTCAGTCTCCCACATGGACTCTATAGCTGCAATTTTCATCTTCTGATGACTTGAGGCCAAATATCCGCTTTCATCACCCAACACTATAGAAGAAAGTGAACCAAAAAATCCAAACGCAACAGCCACTGACAGTGACCTTTTTGCAATTTCCAGATTTCGCCCATTGAGCAAATACCAAGAACTAATGCCACAAACAAAAATAGCGCCAGTTATATAGCCAGCGCTAACTGTATGTAAAAACTTGCTTTGTGCCGTTTCGCTAAGAAGAACAGAAAAAAAACTGTCCATCTCCATTCTCATGGTATCAGGATTAAAAGAAGCCCCAACTGGATTCTGCATCCAGGCATTAGCCACTAGAATCCATAAAGCAGATAAATTAGTCCCAAAAGCTACCAACCATGTAACTATTAAGTGTCCAACCCTCGACAAGCGATCCCAACCAAAAAAGAATAAGCCAACGAATGTCGCCTCTAAAAAGAAAGCCGTTAAACCCTCAAGCGCTAAAGGAGCTCCAAAAACATCTCCAACATAATGACTATAATAAGACCAGTTCATGCCAAACTGAAATTCCATCACAACGCCGGTTGCAACACCCAAAGCAAAATTAATTCCAAATAAAGTGCCCCAAAATATCGTTATACGCTTCCATATCTCTTTACCAGTAATTACATATACACTTTCCATAATTGCAAGCAACATGGACAGTCCGAGTGTCAGCGGAACAAAAATGAAATGATAAAAAGCTGTAGCAGCAAATTGAAATCTGGAAAGATCGACTACGTCAAAATAACCCATCAAAATCCCTTTTCTATGAATAAACTAATAACAACATCACAAAATAACAAACCTATTTATAGAGCTACGAAACTCATCAATATTAAACAGATAAAATTTAATATTATTAATAAATAAACCATCGGTATAGTATAATTCTACAACTTTGAATAACATAACAATAGTTATTTAATCTATAAGCTATAATTATTAAAAAACTGATGATAACTAAACAACAAATAATAATATTGTAATATAAACACTCAAAAGAAAAATATACTACACAAATGGACGTAGACACGAAAATATCAAATGAAGATGTTATATCATCTGCTCACAGAACGCTGAGAATCGAGGCTAAGGCAATCGAGGAAATATCCTATAAATTAAATAATGAATTTATACAATCAGTAAAAATGCTATTTTCATGTAAAGGAAGGGTTGTAATTAGCGGCATAGGAAAAACTGGCCACATTGGCAGAAAAATAGCGGCTACATTAGCATCTACTGGAACACCAGCTTTTTTTGTTCATGCAGCAGAAGCTATGCATGGTGATTTAGGCATGCTAACTAGAAATGATGTGCTTATAGCAATATCTTACTCAGGATCAGGCCCAGAGCTTCTATCAATACTACCAACAGCCAAAAGACTGGGGGTAAAAATAATAGCTATTACCGGTAACATAAAATCAAAAATAGCCAACCTGTCCGATTCTATTTTAGATATAAATGTTAAACAAGAAGCTTGTCCATTAAATTTAGCCCCTACTGCTAGCACAACTGCCGCATTGGCATTAGGAGATGCACTAGCAGTGGCTTGTTTAGAACTTAGGTGCTTTAATCTTAATGATTTTGCTCGATCACACCCTGGTGGAACACTAGGGAGAAATTTGTTAACATTGGTCCAAGATGTAATGCGACCGCCTAAACTATTGCCAATAGTTCATCCTAGACTATCTGTTCTTGAAGCATTAGATATTATAACCAGTAAGAATATGGGCATGGCAATAATTATGGGGGAAAATAAAATTCCATTAGGTATATTTACAGATGGTGATTTGAGACGTTTGTTAATGAAGCACAAAGAAGATATTTGCACGATTAGCATACTCAATGGAATGAGCTCAGAGCCATTTTACATATCCCCTAAAGCCCTAGCCATAGAAGCAGCTAAAAAAATGGATGAGAAGCAAATAAACCAGCTCATAGTATTAGATGAACACAACACTCTAATAGGCGCTCTTCATGTACATGATCTCATGAATGCAAAGATAATATAGCATGATCTATCCAAAAAAAATTATAGAATTATTATTGCATGGCATTCCAAAAAACATCCTGAATTCCATTTCTAAAATTAAGCTAATGGTTTTTGACGTGGATGGTGTGTTTACTGATGGAAGCATGTTATATGATAAATACGGAGAACATATTAAAAAATTTAATGTTCTTGATGGGAAAGGGATTCAATTACTTTTAGATAGCAACGTGCAAGTGGCAATCGTTTCCGGAAGAAAAAATGATGCTGTGTTACATAGAATGAATGAGATAGGGATCAAGATGATATATCAAAATGTTGCTGTAAAGCTTGATATAATCATATCATTATCTAAGAAATTAAATATATCAATCGAAAATATTGGATTCATGGGTGACGACATAATAGACATGCCCGTAATGGAAAAAGTTGCTTTCTCTGCAAGTGTTCCTAATGCCCCCATTTATATACAAAATATTGCTGACTGGATATCAAAAAACAACGGTGGCAACGGAGCAGTACGAGAATGCTGTGATTTAATTTTAGCAACAAAACAAAATATTTAATCAGCATATGAAAGAACGCACACTTGCGATTGTTAGTATATTTATACTATTTTCCCTGATGATTTTGATATTCACAAACTGGATATCATTATATAAAAATTATACATCGAAACAATGTGATATAAAAACAGTTGAATATTGGGGGAATAATTTTTTTGTTATATCAATAAACAAAAACGATGAAACGGTCAAAATCATAAACGGAGAATCAATGAATAAAACACTTAGTAGTAGTATCGTAAAAATTAATAACCCAAATATAATAATTAATAATAAGAACTGATCCTCCAAAGTATTTATAAAATAGTAATTATGATTAAAACCTTAGTTTTAGCTAGGATTCATGTGCTTTTATATCTAGCAGTAACCCTAGCATTACTAAACAATCCAACGCAATCAGAAACACTAGAAGACATCAAGAAAGATAAAATGAATATACAGGTGTCGTCTAATGAGCTAATCTATGACAAATTAATCAATAAGTATTTATTAATAGATAATGTGATGATAAAGTGTGGCAAAACAAATATAACATCAGATATTATTATTCTGGACTCAGATAACTTTATAGATACTTTACATAGATCTTCATTTTGTAGTGCCTTGAATGAAATTCTTGCTAAATTTTATATTTTTAATCAATATGCAATAACTATTAAAAGCCATAAAATTGAATATGACACGACAAAAAACGAAGTAGCGATCGAAAGTGCTATCATAATAAATATGGATTGTGGAGCGCCCTTTTATTATTTTATAGCCCCACATATAATAATAAATACAAAAAACGGAAAATTTAAAGCATATGGAGGAGCTGATAACAATAAAGCTCGAGTTATAATCCCCTCTATGTCAGATATGAAAAAACTTAGACTAAATTGGTAGAGTAGCATAAGTATGCTTACAAATATTATCGAAAACTGCAAAAATGATCATTCCATATTAAAAGCAAATAATCTTAAAAAATCATATAATGGAAGAAATGTTATTAAAGACATTTCTCTATATCTGAAAAATGGTGAAGTTGTTGGTTTGCTAGGCCCAAATGGAGCAGGAAAAACAACTAGTTTCTATATGGTGCTAGGAATAATACCCACAGATTCAGGATCTATAGAAATAAATGAAGAGGATATAACAAATCTACCCATTCATAAACGCTCGTCATTAGGAATATCATACTTGCCACAAGATGCTTCTATATTTCGCGGATTGACTGTAGAAAATAATATCAAAGCTATCTTAGAACTCCAAAAGAAAAATGGCAAGAGAATATCTAAACTAGAGATTGAGATCTATACTAATGAATTACTAGATAAATTACATATATCATATATTCGTCATAGCATGGCAATATCACTATCCGGTGGCGAGAGACGCAGAGTAGAAATAGCAAGAGCTCTAGCAACAAAACCAAAGTTTATATTATTAGATGAGCCATTTGCAGGAGTTGATCCAATATCTATTCTAGAGATACAAAAAATTATTTTTTTTTAAAATCTTGTAATATAGGAGTACTTATCACAGATCATAATGTTAGAGAGACTCTGGAGATATGTGATAGAGCCTACATAATAAACGAAGGTACTGTTATAGCTAGCGGAGATCCTAATAAAATTATAACTAATAAGATAGTTAGAAAAGCATACCTAGGAGATGAGTTTAAAATGTAAATATTGTCTATATAGCTTATTAATAATAGACTATCAGTTACTATTAAAAAAAGGAGAATCTTATGAATCTTAATATAATAGGCCGCAACGTAGAAATAACAGCGGCAATGCAAGAATACATATCAAAAAAACTAAGCAACACATTACTTAGAATTGAAGATGAATTGTATGCTAGTGTTGCTGTGTATATAGAACATAAACAGCACAACATAGAAATAAATATTAGACATATAAATAAAACTATATTACATTGCAAATCATCTGATACTAATCTATATGACGCAATAGATGATCTATCTGAAAAAGTAGAGAGACAACTAATTAAGTTAAAAGAAAAAGAAAAAGAAAAATCTTTTTAGTGACTAATGAGCAAAATTATATTAGATATATACTTTTCATTAATGATAAAACTCAACCACAAGTTCCTAGCATGTTGCCTACACTACAAGAATTAGTTCAGGATAATAATGATAAAATCAAATTCCAATGGATAGCAGGACAATCAGCATCTAACCGCTTAATATCAGATGAGGATACATCTTCAGCTAATATTGTTGGTCACCTGAACCTTATTCATCCCTCAAGAATACAAATCTTTGGGCTAGAAGAGATGGATTACTACGTCCGTCTTGAAAAAAATAGGCAAATAACTTACATAAAAGAACTGTATAATGGAAGATCTCCTGCAATTTTAATAGCAAACAATCTACAAGCGCCTCAAATCCTAATTAATAATTGCAGCCAATACAATATACCGCTATTATCAACTCCTATAGATGCCGCCAAGTTAATAGATATTCTTCGAGTTTATATTAGTAAAAAACTAGCTCCTATAGAAACAATTCATGGTGTTTTTTTAGATGTATTTGGCATAGGAGTACTTATCACCGGCAAATCAGGTCTTGGAAAAAGTGAGCTGGCACTAGAGCTCATATCAAGAGGTCATGTGTTGATAGCAGATGACGTTGTAGAATTGTTTCAGGTTGGCTCAAATATTGTAGAAGGCAAATGCCCATCTTTATTACAAAATTTACTAGAAGTTAGAGGACTGGGATTGTTAGACATAAGAACAATATTTGGAGAAATTGCAATTCGACATAAAATGAGATTAAAACTTGTCGTTAATTTAACTAAACAGTTTAACAGTGATAGTTTTGAAAGACTACCTTTACAAAAAGAAGTTACTAAAGAGATCCTTGGGGTACCTATAAGGGCCGTTACAATACAGGTTGCTGCCGGCAGAAATCTAGCTGTTATAGTCGAGGCTGCTGTTAGAAACACAATTCTACAAAGGAGAGGCATAGATACCCTTGGAGATTTTATAGAACGACAGACCATCGCAATATTAAGTAATAGCACCTAGTTTATTATATAACGAATAGTACATTATTAATTGATTTATGACACTATCTAGTGCTATTGAAAAAATAAACTATATGAGATGAAAAAAGTTATTCTAATAATAGGAGTGTCAGAATATATAAAATCCGTAATTCTCAGACTGGTGCAAGTTTTCTGATTTTTTAATATACATAGAAGATATATTTATAGCTAGAGCAAATTAATATTTAACTCATGTTAATATTGCCTATAACTAAGAAAATAGCAGTTAAAAATTAAGCAGTAACGTAATAGATAAATAACTGCGATAACTCATTAGGATTCATATAGATAAGACATTTATATATATGGTTCTGAATATACAAAAGATACTATAAATTATCTAGCTGTGGATACTATATAAACAAATTAATAACATAAATACATTTATGTTATATAAAAACTAGCAG
The genomic region above belongs to Candidatus Kinetoplastibacterium blastocrithidii (ex Strigomonas culicis) and contains:
- the cydB gene encoding cytochrome d ubiquinol oxidase subunit II — protein: MESFIFLEYSTLKFLWWVFLGVLLVGFAVTDGFDLGVATLLPLVARSDNERRVLINSIGPVWEGNQVWLITAGGAIFAAWPLIYSASFSGFYLAMLLVLIALIIRPVGFKYRSKVESSTWRNSWDYLLCFSGIVASLVFGVAIGNIILGVPIGFDHVSLRVSYNGNFLGLFRPFSLVTGILSVVMLAMHGANFLALKTEGVVQERSVFYGEIFSFLTAFIFVFAGFLVKNIDGQIITSIIDYNCVSNPLLKIVESQKGAWLLNYYKWPIACIAPLIGTMGPIVSFMAIRKQYYVSAFIGSSLGITAIIVTVGVSLFPFLMPSSFGNYSSGLTVWDASSSHLTLWVMFLSTLLFLPIVIAYTSFVYMVMRGKVNDKSVAESHNSY
- a CDS encoding KdsC family phosphatase, whose translation is MIYPKKIIELLLHGIPKNILNSISKIKLMVFDVDGVFTDGSMLYDKYGEHIKKFNVLDGKGIQLLLDSNVQVAIVSGRKNDAVLHRMNEIGIKMIYQNVAVKLDIIISLSKKLNISIENIGFMGDDIIDMPVMEKVAFSASVPNAPIYIQNIADWISKNNGGNGAVRECCDLILATKQNI
- a CDS encoding KpsF/GutQ family sugar-phosphate isomerase; the protein is MDVDTKISNEDVISSAHRTLRIEAKAIEEISYKLNNEFIQSVKMLFSCKGRVVISGIGKTGHIGRKIAATLASTGTPAFFVHAAEAMHGDLGMLTRNDVLIAISYSGSGPELLSILPTAKRLGVKIIAITGNIKSKIANLSDSILDINVKQEACPLNLAPTASTTAALALGDALAVACLELRCFNLNDFARSHPGGTLGRNLLTLVQDVMRPPKLLPIVHPRLSVLEALDIITSKNMGMAIIMGENKIPLGIFTDGDLRRLLMKHKEDICTISILNGMSSEPFYISPKALAIEAAKKMDEKQINQLIVLDEHNTLIGALHVHDLMNAKII
- a CDS encoding cytochrome ubiquinol oxidase subunit I; protein product: MGYFDVVDLSRFQFAATAFYHFIFVPLTLGLSMLLAIMESVYVITGKEIWKRITIFWGTLFGINFALGVATGVVMEFQFGMNWSYYSHYVGDVFGAPLALEGLTAFFLEATFVGLFFFGWDRLSRVGHLIVTWLVAFGTNLSALWILVANAWMQNPVGASFNPDTMRMEMDSFFSVLLSETAQSKFLHTVSAGYITGAIFVCGISSWYLLNGRNLEIAKRSLSVAVAFGFFGSLSSIVLGDESGYLASSHQKMKIAAIESMWETEPAPASFNLITIPNQKERKNDFEIKIPYVMGIIGTRSLDKEILGINDLVDKAKDEISRGIVAFSSLERIRADSQDKEARELFHQNWKSLGYALLLKRYQPDLSKANTDDIAKAALDTIPGNVTALFYCFRVMVVLGFYFTILFATSLWFSMKKGLHNYKYFLKIFLFSIPLPWVALECGWFVAEYGRQPWVIEGVLPTYYAASGLSLLDLSISLAIFLSIYTSLFIVGFKLMLAAIRKGPDFENDPIDRNSSFLRDN
- the hprK gene encoding HPr(Ser) kinase/phosphatase — protein: MPTLQELVQDNNDKIKFQWIAGQSASNRLISDEDTSSANIVGHLNLIHPSRIQIFGLEEMDYYVRLEKNRQITYIKELYNGRSPAILIANNLQAPQILINNCSQYNIPLLSTPIDAAKLIDILRVYISKKLAPIETIHGVFLDVFGIGVLITGKSGLGKSELALELISRGHVLIADDVVELFQVGSNIVEGKCPSLLQNLLEVRGLGLLDIRTIFGEIAIRHKMRLKLVVNLTKQFNSDSFERLPLQKEVTKEILGVPIRAVTIQVAAGRNLAVIVEAAVRNTILQRRGIDTLGDFIERQTIAILSNST
- the hpf gene encoding ribosome hibernation-promoting factor, HPF/YfiA family, whose amino-acid sequence is MNLNIIGRNVEITAAMQEYISKKLSNTLLRIEDELYASVAVYIEHKQHNIEINIRHINKTILHCKSSDTNLYDAIDDLSEKVERQLIKLKEKEKEKSF